From the genome of Arvicola amphibius chromosome 9, mArvAmp1.2, whole genome shotgun sequence, one region includes:
- the Sowahc gene encoding LOW QUALITY PROTEIN: ankyrin repeat domain-containing protein SOWAHC (The sequence of the model RefSeq protein was modified relative to this genomic sequence to represent the inferred CDS: inserted 1 base in 1 codon) → MEPNSEAIVRFLTERGGRARHSELVQHFRDALGGPREQRTRAREHFKALVNAVATVRTDPADGTKYVHLKKRFCAGGSPPLEASLPRDPPRIEVTEEPEVPDFPAEPCEGSQLQEGADPQLPLGLGGELSDQEPPIPAQSGAPSKDLPQEVQAVSWASVPGPGENLKLPAHGGEEAEGGSSLSGPNTPRSARQNFRDLVMGGSSPQLKRSVCPGDGNSVGGRSRGGGDSDSASLASSSAEEESGGGGSVTLDPLEHAWMLSASEGKWDSLEGLLTCEPGLLSKRDFITGFTCLHWAAKHGRQELLAMLVNFASKHQLPVNINARSSGGYTALHLAAMHGHVEVVKLLVGAYDADVDIRDYSGRKASQYLSESIAEEIKNLVGAMDEDDGDSATGRGSGRWRLSKVLPSHLITYKLSQGVEDGTEHHHHHHQVAESGSKAKDSGRKALGSSSGRXKPRLNKIRFRTQIIHTTPSFKDTEQPLEEGEEEEEERSLKGHSSSFKLRPKSNVFG, encoded by the exons ATGGAGCCGAACTCTGAGGCGATCGTGCGCTTTCTCACCGAGCGCGGGGGCCGGGCCCGACACTCAGAATTGGTGCAACACTTCAGGGACGCCCTGGGCGGCCCCCGGGAGCAGCGCACCCGCGCCCGCGAACACTTCAAGGCACTGGTCAACGCGGTGGCCACCGTGCGCACCGATCCCGCTGATGGGACCAAGTACGTGCATCTCAAGAAGAGGTTCTGTGCAGGGGGGTCCCCTCCGCTTGAGGCCTCACTCCCCCGGGATCCACCGCGTATCGAGGTGACTGAAGAGCCTGAAGTCCCGGACTTTCCAGCCGAGCCATGCGAGGGCAGCCAGCTCCAGGAGGGGGCAGATCCACAGTTGCCTCTCGGGCTGGGGGGCGAACTCAGCGACCAGGAGCCTCCGATCCCTGCTCAAAGTGGAGCCCCGTCTAAGGACTTGCCACAGGAGGTCCAGGCCGTGTCCTGGGCGTCAGTCCCCGGGCCTGGCGAGAACCTGAAACTCCCTGCACACGGCGGCGAGGAAGCTGAAGGGGGCAGTTCCCTTAGTGGACCAAATACGCCGAGGTCGGCCCGTCAGAACTTTCGGGACCTGGTGATGGGCGGCAGCTCCCCTCAACTAAAGAGGAGCGTGTGTCCCGGGGACGGTAACTCCGTAGGAGGTCGCAGCAGAGGAGGGGGCGACTCTGATAGCGCATCCTTGGCTTCGTCATCCGCCGAAGAGGAGAGCGGCGGTGGGGGCTCGGTGacgctggatcctctggagcacGCCTGGATGCTCTCAGCTTCGGAGGGCAAGTGGGACAGCCTAGAAGGGCTGCTCACTTGTGAGCCTGGCCTGCTGTCGAAGCGAGACTTCATCACCGGTTTCACCTGTCTCCACTGGGCCGCCAAGCACGGCAGGCAGGAGCTCCTGGCCATGTTGGTCAACTTTGCCAGCAAACACCAGCTGCCAGTGAACATCAATGCCAGGTCGAGCGGAGGCTACACGGCCCTGCATTTGGCAGCCATGCACGGGCATGTCGAGGTGGTGAAGTTACTCGTGGGGGCCTACGACGCAGATGTGGACATCAGGGACTACAGCGGGAGAAAGGCCTCTCAGTACCTGAGTGAGAGCATCGCAGAGGAGATAAAGAACCTGGTAGGCGCCATGGACGAGGATGATGGGGACAGTGCCACCGGCCGCGGGAGTGGGCGCTGGAGACTTTCAAAGGTGCTCCCGTCACACCTCATCACTTACAAACTCTCCCAGGGCGTGGAAGATGGCACCgaacatcaccatcaccaccaccaggtcGCCGAGTCCGGAAGCAAGGCGAAAGATTCAGGTCGCAAAGCCTTGGGCAGCTCCAGCGGAC ATAAACCACGGCTCAACAAAATCAGATTCCGAACCCAGATCATTCACACCACTCCCTCATTCAAGGACACCGAGCAACCACTGGAGGAGGgcgaagaggaggaagaggaaaggtcccTTAAGGGCCACTCATCTTCCTTCAAACTGAGACCGAAGTCCAATGTATTtgggtaa